A segment of the Chryseobacterium scophthalmum genome:
TTCAAACCACCCCAGTTGTTGAAGTCGATTCTTCCATCATCATTTTTAGACATCGAAACACCGTTAAACATTACGTCTTCGAAACGGTTATCTACCCCTCTCGGTCTGAACCAATATGCTCCCAATTCAAAAGCAGAAACATTTTGAAATGCATCTCTACCTGAACTCAAAAGCCCTACTGTAGGCTGCATTGAAGAACCTCCGTCTTCGGTATCAGTTGCAGAGTCATCAATCACAACAACTCCGGCATCTGTTCCCAAACTATTGTTTAGTACAATAACACCTAAGTCTTTTCTTTTCTCATCGGCTGTTACATCAAACTCTAAAATCTTAGATTCAAAATTTGGTTTTGTAACTGTAATAAGATAATGTCCTGGCTTCAAATCTACAAACTGGAAGTAACCGATTTTGTCTGCAGTTACATCATCGACAGATTGTTCAAGATCAACCTCTGCTCTCTCTACCGGCTTACCATCCTGACCTTTAATATACGCATAAACAGTAGTTTGCGCATAATAATAAGAGGCAGGTAATAGTGTAAACAAAGAGATTAGGGATAGTTTTTTAATCATAATAAACTTATTTTTTACACCTTCTTTATTTAAGGGGCAACAAATTTAGGATTATTTTCATTAACTAAAACATTTTAAGTACTTTATTCTATTAATTATTCTTAACACTTAATAATACTCTCAATAAAAAGTCCTTATTATGATTTAATTCAAAAATGCTTCTTAAGATTAATTTAATCTCTAAATGATTTTAAAAGTTGTAATTTTAACCCCTCAATTTTTTGAATATTTTAAAAACATGAAAAAATATCTTATCATTTTTGCGGTATTGTGTTTTAATTTTGGTTTTTCTCAGCAGAAACAAGTTAAAAGAGCAGCCGTAGCTTTCCTGAATGTAGAAAATCTTTGGGATACCATTGCATCCGCAGATTATATTGACGGAACACTTCCTTTTTCTAATCCTAAATTTCACAGAAGCGTACCTATCGATTCTCTAAAGTTTTTAGAAACTACAGAAGATTATAAAGGAGAATGGAGCAATGAGCTTTTAGTAGGAAAAAAAGTAATTCGTCATCAAATTTTAGCTACCGACTTCACGGCAAACAGCCCAAAAAGATGGGGAACGAAATACTATAACCAAAAATTAGCCAACGAAGCAAAGGTAATTTCTGAGCTTGGAAGACAGTACACCAACGACAATCCTGCAATTTGCGGTTTAATTGAGGTTGAAAACAGACAAGTAATTGAAGATCTTATTAAACAACCTGTTTTAGCGAAAAGCAATTATGGAATTGTACATTACAATTCTTATGATGCAAGAGGAATTGACATTGCAATTATTTATCAGAAAAACAGATTTGTAGTTCAAAATTCTTATACTAAAGAAATAAAAATCTACAATGAAGACGGAAAAAGACAATATACAAGAGATGTTTTGGTAGCAGTAGGACTTTTAGATGGTGAAAAAATTGCAGTATTCATGAATCACTGGCCTTCAAGAAGTGGTGGTGAAGCAGCTTCTCAACCAAGAAGAAATGCAGCTGCAGCCGTTTTAAAAAGCGAAATGGATAAATTATCTGCAGAATATCCCGGAATTAAATTAATTTCAATGGGTGATTACAATGACGATCCGGTAAGCCCAAGTTTGAAAAAACATTTAGGTGCAGTAGAAAATCCTGAAGATTTATCTGATAAAACTCCTTATTATAATTTAATGTACAAATTATATAAAGCAGGAGTTGCTTCTTTAGCCTATAGAGACGCTCCGAATTTATTTGATCAGATTATCGTTTCTCAGAATTTATATTCAAAAGAAAAGTTGACTCCTACTTACAGTATTTTTAAAGCAGAAATCTATGCTCCGTCTTATTTAGTGAATAAAGAAGGACAATGGAAAGGTTATCCGCTTCGTTCTTGGGATGGTGACCGATTCACCGGTGGTTACAGTGATCACTTCCCTGCTGTATCGGTTCTTCAGAAAGAATACATCAAAAAATAAAACAAGGCACTCTATTTGGAGTGCTTTTTTTATGTAAATTACTCATTATGAAAAATTTAATCATCATATTATTTACAGCTCTTATTCCATTACATTCATTTGCCCAGAATAATCCTAAAAACGAAAAGGAAGATTCTGCAATGAAACCATCAAAAAATGATGATGGAGAATGGGATCTGATTGTAATCGACACTCAGTTTGATTATT
Coding sequences within it:
- a CDS encoding endonuclease; this encodes MKKYLIIFAVLCFNFGFSQQKQVKRAAVAFLNVENLWDTIASADYIDGTLPFSNPKFHRSVPIDSLKFLETTEDYKGEWSNELLVGKKVIRHQILATDFTANSPKRWGTKYYNQKLANEAKVISELGRQYTNDNPAICGLIEVENRQVIEDLIKQPVLAKSNYGIVHYNSYDARGIDIAIIYQKNRFVVQNSYTKEIKIYNEDGKRQYTRDVLVAVGLLDGEKIAVFMNHWPSRSGGEAASQPRRNAAAAVLKSEMDKLSAEYPGIKLISMGDYNDDPVSPSLKKHLGAVENPEDLSDKTPYYNLMYKLYKAGVASLAYRDAPNLFDQIIVSQNLYSKEKLTPTYSIFKAEIYAPSYLVNKEGQWKGYPLRSWDGDRFTGGYSDHFPAVSVLQKEYIKK